In the Diospyros lotus cultivar Yz01 chromosome 13, ASM1463336v1, whole genome shotgun sequence genome, CCAGGTTGATGGCCCATGAGTGGCAAATGTTAGAGGCTTTTAGGCAACTAAcagtgagtgtagtgccgaaggaATCATCCATCCTTATTGTTGGCATGGTAGTCCAGTTGGACTTAGTGAACGAAATACGAGAGGCATACGTGGATGATAAACAAATATatctatgggtagatgagcatGGTCAGCCTAAGAAATCTGATTTTGAGATACATGATGGTATACTCATATTTTGGGGAAGAATGTATGTTCCCAACCAAAAGGACTTGAGACAAAGAATTTTAAACGAAGCCCATAGGACTCGATATACAGTGCACCCAAGAGCCATGAAGATGTATAGAGAACTTTGAGAAGTCTACTGGTGGTCGAGGATGAAGGTAAGTGTGGCAAGAAAGGTAGCTCAGTGAGACACATGCCAGAGAGTAAAGATCAAGCACCAGAAACCGACAGGGCTAATGAAACCTGTAGACATTctagaatggaaatgggagcatgtCACGATGGATTTTATGACAAGGTTTCCTAGGAGTCATTAAGGAAACGATGCGATTTGGGTCATCATAGATAGGCTAACAAAGTTAGCATAATGTTTGCCTACGTGGATGGATAGGTCGATTCAAaaatttgttgaacaatataTTAGAGAAATAATTAGACTTCATGGCACACCAGTGAGTATAGTCTCTAATTGGGACCTGAGGTTTAACTCAAGATTTTGGGGAAGCTTATAGGAGTACATGGAACACAACTAAATCTTAATATGGCTTATCACCCACAAACTGAAGGGCAATCTGAGAGAACCATTTAGACACTTGAGGACATGTTAAGGTCTTATGCCCTAGACTTAGAGGGTAACTGGGAAGAACACATGCCGTTGGTAGAGTTTGCTTATAACAACAGCTACTATAGCAGTATAGGAATGACACCTTATGAGGCTCTGTATGGGAGAAAATGTCACTTTCCTATCTATTGGACTGAGGTAGGAGAGAGGCAAATATTAGGGCCTGAGCTGGTGCAACAAATGACAGAAAAGATCTAATAGATTCAAGAGAGAATCCGAACTGCTCAAAGTTAACAAAAGTCTTATACGGACAAAAGAAGACAGGATTTGGAATTTGAGGTGGGAGATCATGTGTATCTAAAGGTATTACCTCAGCATTTGGCGACtcaagggaagaagaaaggtaAGTTGAGACCTCGGTTTATAGGACTCTATCCGTAATAGGGTAAGTTGAACCACTGGCTTATCATTTAGAACTTCCACCTAGCTTGTCCAACTTccatgacatttttcatatatctCAACTTCGAAGGCATATACTGGACCCGACCTAGGAAATTCAAGTAGAAATGATCGAGCTAAGAGACAATTTGACTTATCCAGAGTCACCCAGACGGATCTTGGATCGTTGCAACCAAGCTTTGAGAATAAAATCATTCCGTTGGTAAAGATTCAGTGGAGAAATCACACCAATGAAGAAGCTACGTGGGAGCTCGAGGATACAGTTAGGAAAAAATATCCCCAATTTGTAACACCGCACTTTCTCGGGCATTTTTATAACTTGGGAATCTTGAGaaattctttttatatatatatatataactcaacATAATATAACTCCTAAAATTTCCACCTACCTACCTAGCATTGAAAAGCATTATACACCAAATAAGCTAGACTAGGCATTCATAAATAGTGGAAGCAATGATCAAACCTAACCTCTCAACATTGATAATAAATTAGTTCTTACACCATGGACTTTCAAAAACGTTCAGAGTTCAAGTAGCAGAAATTTAAATACATCACtttcataatcaaatacattatGCACTTAACAAGTGCCGTCACATACATCTTCCGCATTTACATCTACCATAACAACATCTGggacgtttgaatattctagggaaaaacccaagttagatgatgaatcatttaagtaagggaacaataaacatatcttGTGCATGGATGCAATTATGCAAAATGtcttattccttatcttagttTGAGTCAACCGCACCTAACtgttgctccccatttttacagcctccttacAAGGCTGAGATGTATGGGTGAACCCTTGGTAGAGCAACGGTGCtagtccataatcccaaacccttatgcaatgtatgatcaataatatcatcgtgaacacatgcatatttcatcatcaatacatgtaaatgcaatctacatgacatattgaCATCAATACATGACAACATGTTAAAACCATTTACATTAAATTTGAGTTTGGTAATTAAATTCAGTTGAGAAGTACCCCTTACCTTTTACAAAGTTTGAAAAAATCTCGAAAAGCGTGTACCATCTCGATTTTCATGCCAAATCTAAAAAATAGTACCAACTACTTCACATCAAGTCCCAAAGCACCCTAtccaatatatttatttaaataatcatgaaaacctattttttcataatttgtttacctttttttctctatttttctccaattttcttctctagtatttcaaaataaatgcccaaattaatatttttcaaatatttttacatgaaaattcctaaaattaaatttggaaaatattgaaaaaaattcagaaaaaccTGATTGGCCACGCGCCTACACGTGCTAGGGCGAGTGGCTGCGTGTGAGCTTCACGCGTCGGTCATCTTCCCCAGCATCGACGATGAATCCGAAAACACGGCCTTGAAGCCCTTTTCAAGTTGATGGTGAGGGTATGCTCCGATGCTCGAAAGGAGGTCCGGAGGAGCCCCGATTGACCGGTTATAGGTTTGGCCAAACCGTCCCGCCTCCCTTTTCCGACGAAGCCTCGAAACCCCCCTCAAATGGCtaccaaaatgcctcaaattctccagaaa is a window encoding:
- the LOC127788144 gene encoding uncharacterized protein LOC127788144, with protein sequence MEFLKDYDCTIQYHPGCANVVADALSRNMPIFMARLMAHEWQMLEAFRQLTVSVVPKESSILIVGMVVQLDLVNEIREAYVDDKQIYLWVDEHGQPKKSDFEIHDGILIFWGRMMKISYTLLESFLKKLIVEIESNGYEVLDELYGWAMVL